From Actinopolyspora lacussalsi, a single genomic window includes:
- a CDS encoding multiple sugar transport system ATP-binding protein (product_source=KO:K10112; cath_funfam=3.40.50.300; cog=COG3839; ko=KO:K10112; pfam=PF00005,PF08402; smart=SM00382; superfamily=50331,52540), giving the protein MAEVAYDGASRVFPGTKPVRAVDELDLRIGDGEFLVLVGPSGSGKSTALRMVAGLEDVDEGAINIGGNDVTNVPPKSRDIAMVFQSYALYPHMTVAENMGFALRLRKTKKDVIREKVTQAADMLDLREYLDRKPRELSGGQRQRVAMGRAIVRDPSVFLMDEPLSNLDAKLRVETRANIAALQRRLGTTTVYVTHDQVEAMTMGHRVAVLADGKLQQVDTPRELYERPANSFVAGFIGSPAMNLRTARLTEEGASFDGQTVPLPRETVSEASARGLGEVTVGLRPESLRLGAPGGDGAELTVELVEELGADALVHARPDTADSDTRLVVRIDGREPPTLGERVSVITRDPNELHLFDPSTGARLTG; this is encoded by the coding sequence ATGGCCGAGGTCGCGTACGACGGCGCTTCACGTGTATTCCCGGGCACGAAACCGGTTCGCGCGGTGGACGAGCTGGACCTGCGGATCGGTGACGGCGAGTTCCTCGTGCTCGTCGGACCTTCCGGATCCGGCAAATCCACGGCACTCCGGATGGTCGCCGGGCTGGAGGACGTCGACGAGGGTGCCATCAACATCGGCGGAAACGATGTCACGAACGTTCCCCCGAAGTCACGGGACATCGCGATGGTCTTCCAGTCCTACGCGCTCTACCCGCACATGACGGTGGCAGAGAACATGGGCTTCGCACTGCGGTTGCGCAAGACGAAGAAGGACGTCATCCGGGAGAAGGTCACCCAAGCGGCCGACATGCTCGACCTGCGCGAGTACCTGGACCGCAAACCACGGGAACTGTCCGGCGGGCAGCGCCAGCGAGTCGCGATGGGTCGGGCGATCGTGCGCGACCCGAGCGTGTTCCTCATGGACGAACCGCTGTCCAACCTGGACGCGAAACTGCGCGTGGAGACGAGGGCCAACATCGCCGCGCTGCAGCGACGGCTCGGCACCACGACTGTCTACGTCACCCACGACCAGGTCGAGGCGATGACCATGGGGCACCGGGTCGCCGTGCTGGCCGACGGAAAGCTCCAGCAGGTCGACACACCGCGCGAACTCTACGAACGGCCCGCCAACTCCTTCGTCGCCGGGTTCATCGGCTCCCCGGCCATGAACCTGCGCACGGCGCGACTCACCGAAGAGGGCGCGAGCTTCGACGGGCAGACCGTGCCACTGCCCCGTGAGACAGTTTCGGAGGCCTCCGCGCGCGGCCTCGGCGAGGTCACGGTGGGCCTGCGCCCCGAGTCGTTGCGACTCGGCGCACCCGGTGGGGACGGCGCGGAGCTGACCGTCGAACTCGTGGAGGAGCTGGGGGCCGACGCGCTGGTGCACGCGCGTCCGGACACTGCCGATTCCGACACGCGACTGGTGGTGCGCATCGACGGCCGCGAGCCGCCCACGCTCGGTGAGCGGGTCTCGGTGATTACACGGGATCCGAACGAGCTGCACCTGTTCGACCCGAGCACGGGGGCCAGGTTGACGGGCTGA
- a CDS encoding zinc/manganese transport system substrate-binding protein (product_source=KO:K02077; cath_funfam=3.40.50.1980; cog=COG0803; ko=KO:K02077; pfam=PF01297; superfamily=53807): protein MNTPRSCHHGRAGSHRAGGVTALAGLTAATLLLGACGSGTGGTSEGGKPTVVASTDMWAGVAKAVAGDEAEVESIINSEEADPHSYESTPRDAARLDRADLVVYNGGGYDAFVSQLLSDGDGTTDGIEAVSVAESGGDPGSGGHSGAGGHSESESSSPPGSAQQHAESEQSHEHGHEHTESEHQHTESEQGHEHAESGHGHQHSGNEHVWYDPEAARLVAERIAARLGELRPDRAERFERNATQFGDRLDEIERNITELRNEHHGTEVMTTAPVADHLLENAGLTDITPDSFVRTVEAGNDPAAATVAELQELVGSGRPAALIHNPQTASPLTERITERARNNGIPVVAMPETLPDDRTYSEWLSGRVTALDTALDDNTAGTGGQ, encoded by the coding sequence GTGAACACACCGCGTAGTTGCCACCACGGACGTGCCGGAAGCCATCGCGCGGGCGGCGTAACGGCGTTAGCCGGGCTGACAGCCGCTACGCTGCTGCTCGGTGCCTGCGGCAGCGGCACCGGCGGCACCTCGGAGGGCGGCAAACCCACCGTGGTGGCCTCCACGGACATGTGGGCGGGCGTGGCGAAGGCCGTCGCCGGCGACGAGGCCGAGGTCGAGTCGATCATCAACAGCGAAGAGGCCGATCCCCACTCGTACGAGAGCACCCCGCGCGACGCTGCCCGGCTCGACCGCGCCGACCTCGTCGTCTACAACGGCGGTGGTTACGACGCCTTCGTCAGCCAACTGCTCAGCGACGGCGACGGGACCACCGACGGCATCGAAGCGGTGAGCGTGGCAGAGTCGGGCGGTGACCCCGGGTCGGGCGGCCATTCCGGTGCGGGCGGCCACTCCGAGAGCGAATCGAGCTCACCCCCCGGCTCCGCCCAGCAGCACGCGGAATCCGAGCAGAGTCACGAGCACGGCCACGAACACACCGAATCGGAACACCAGCACACCGAGTCCGAACAGGGCCACGAGCACGCCGAATCCGGGCACGGCCACCAGCACTCCGGCAACGAACACGTCTGGTACGACCCGGAGGCCGCGCGGCTCGTCGCCGAGCGCATCGCCGCTCGGCTCGGCGAACTCCGCCCGGATCGGGCCGAGAGATTCGAGCGCAACGCCACCCAGTTCGGCGACAGGCTCGACGAGATCGAGCGGAACATCACCGAGCTGCGGAACGAGCACCACGGCACCGAGGTGATGACCACCGCCCCGGTGGCCGACCACCTGCTGGAGAACGCGGGACTGACCGACATCACACCCGACTCGTTCGTGCGCACGGTGGAGGCGGGCAACGACCCGGCGGCGGCCACCGTGGCGGAGCTGCAGGAACTCGTCGGCTCGGGCAGGCCGGCCGCGCTGATCCACAACCCGCAGACCGCCTCCCCACTGACGGAACGGATCACCGAGCGCGCCCGGAACAACGGCATCCCCGTGGTCGCCATGCCGGAGACGCTGCCCGACGACCGGACGTACTCGGAGTGGCTGTCCGGCCGGGTAACCGCGCTGGACACCGCGCTCGACGACAACACCGCGGGAACCGGGGGGCAGTAA